The following proteins are co-located in the Vigna unguiculata cultivar IT97K-499-35 chromosome 9, ASM411807v1, whole genome shotgun sequence genome:
- the LOC114162946 gene encoding protein EMBRYONIC FLOWER 1: MGSYIHIDSISIDLAESTRKRDAGKCEHFSIRGFVSEIRRKDWKICWPFPVHESDKQPSFLPLDAPKYRCRRCQNSAIEIAGKDSLKDDQTDLNCCSTECRSGSNCNNEALKSGIQEDPVPDAVERREIDLNTALSCINDYLPNSNEKGRKAGVVPSKIIDLDSGLEDNLNHQVTSVPSPKNLSDLTPPEVHAAKKDCESNEVSFPGLSSNLKCTERSSSEMCNGGIPAANQSQNDVIKACTVFRKGATVMEEVNNTDDHPSGPPLELVACNDTAPVGSIDNTVENDFQDHHSEKSTGLSRRRPRKVRLMSDLLSDNGELKTEQNSIKESVSLGTSHASAASQAQSILPGKGDIEGGLPLTSTGPIRKRKFPLDEARRPTNMGFQRVENEVQNSQGVIKATDTLLDARSNFKDVSKGICLQDATKGRWNKTESERSRIISKKKNKKIQGADNCLISEQPVGQHRENEETTDTTEKAYASKTNSSRLAPPAFTGKATDNFPTHSLRMENEFNLSKVKGKMLQTDVELDSLSWQKNNMLVQDSNAYSGEKVRSTMPLTIQIPSGQGLINRKGLEEGLHLSLNNYLVDAHVYNKKCIHQIESRLPFSMPFQDGTSKVPQLKWKDSDTNVFGGQSIPSKNPTNALSGKAVHCEEINSSRNAQQTIEAVDQLGFVKRYSEQTLEVSEQGMLDDIPMEIVELLAKNQYERCLPDVENRSSTLEKPSLGRKRQIAGGSTVHKKGEMSLLKDGQKEKPQGKHKKNSMITRGENVKPSKRKPVHYFTPFDGNNLSMNNLCPPQPPFGLDVSQSQKKPSGGLQFSAIGSSQLGSSQNCRLNGSFEERGSPNATFQAPGGCSLHKNILHQDDEASRIWASLTSNHVSPGYDLPKRVVSSQHPSCNMNITSLQSGAFHKQNTKRDTDLNYMNLNAAGLEKLSRNTGSETFSRMNGEYSFPCKHSGMEPHQNLRGSLDLYSNDTIPAMHLLSLMDAGMQSRTAFDVGVSTQMLKRPSYPSDCNTKLEIGTSKLPGTVKRPSSDYCSRSFLSDKHGCFVGPPTFGASSSTPHDKKLARATGFNGQNPTKSGKKEKLKNSISTLQNKIGKQISWPHNETETSMQRKLDVNGNHETPVPCKIISGNTCMVNRNPADLTIPETGNIYMIRGEDLKFEKSIPRNRLRFPIPYGYKQQRNLKGTKMKEHAKH; this comes from the exons ATGGGGTCGTATATTCACATTGACTCGATCTCCATAGATCTTGCCGAGTCTACTCGCAAGAGGGATGCAGGCAAATGTGAACATTTCTCGATACG TGGATTTGTGTCTGAAATTCGCAGAAAAGACTGGAAAATATGTTGGCCATTTCCAGTACACGAGTCTGACAAACAACCGTCGTTTCTACCATTAGATGCACCAAAATATAGATGTAGGCGTTGCCAAAACTCTGCAATAGAAATTGCTGGCAAAGACAGCCTGAAAGACGATCAGACAGACTTGAATTGTTGCAGTACTGAATGCAGATCTGGTAGCAATTGCAACAATGAAGCTCTCAAGTCTGGTATTCAGGAAGATCCTGTGCCTGATGCTGTTGAGAGAAGAGAAATTGATCTTAATACTGCCCTGAGCTGCATCAATGATTACTTGCCAAATAGTAATGAGAAAGGCAGGAAAGCTGGAGTTGTACCTAGCAAAATAATTG ACCTTGACAGTGGCTTGGAGGATAATCTCAATCACCAAGTGACAAGTGTTCCatcaccaaaaaatttgtcagaCCTCACACCACCAGAAGTGCACGCTGCTAAGAAAG ACTGTGAAAGTAATGAAGTTTCTTTTCCCGGGCTTTCTAGCAATCTGAAATGCACGGAGAGGAGCTCTTCTGAGATGTGTAATGGAGGAATACCTGCAGCTAATCAATCCCAGAATGATGTAATAAAAGCTTGCACAGTTTTTAGGAAAGGAGCAACAGTAATGGAGGAGGTGAACAATACAGACGATCACCCAAGTGGACCTCCTCTTGAATTAGTAGCTTGTAATGATACTGCACCTGTAGGGAGTATAGACAATACAGTTGAAAATGATTTTCAGGATCATCATTCAGAAAAGTCCACTGGTTTATCTCGTAGGAGGCCTCGGAAGGTGCGCTTGATGTCTGACTTATTAAGTGACAATGGTGAATTGAAGACTGAGCAAAACTCAATAAAAGAATCTGTATCCCTTGGTACTTCCCATGCCTCTGCAGCTTCACAGGCACAATCAATTTTGCCTGGAAAGGGGGATATTGAAGGAGGTTTGCCTTTGACAAGCACAGGTCCGATTCGAAAAAGGAAGTTTCCTCTGGATGAGGCACGAAGACCTACAAACATGGGTTTTCAGAGGGTTGAAAATGAAGTTCAGAACTCACAGGGAGTTATAAAAGCAACTGATACTCTTTTGGATGCTAGATCCAATTTCAAAGATGTATCCAAGGGAATATGTTTACAAGATGCCACAAAGGGCCGCTGGAATAAGACTGAAAGTGAAAGAAGCCGCATAATCagtaagaagaaaaacaaaaagattcaAGGTGCAGATAATTGCTTGATTTCTGAGCAACCAGTAGGACAGCacagagaaaatgaagaaaccaCGGATACTACCGAAAAGGCATATGCATCTAAAACTAATTCTTCTAGATTAGCTCCTCCTGCATTCACAGGCAAAGCCACGGATAATTTTCCTACCCACTCCCTAAGAATGGAAAACGAATTCAATTTGTCCAAAGTAAAGGGGAAAATGCTGCAAACTGACGTGGAGCTGGATTCTTTATCCTGGCAAAAAAATAACATGCTTGTACAAGATTCCAATGCATATTCAGGGGAAAAGGTCAGGTCTACTATGCCTTTAACAATTCAAATTCCTTCTGGCCAAGGGTTGATAAATAGAAAAGGACTGGAAGAGGGACTTCATCTTTCTCTAAACAATTATTTGGTGGATGCACATGTTTACAACAAAAAGTGTATCCATCAGATTGAAAGTCGTCTACCTTTCTCAATGCCTTTTCAAGATGGAACCTCCAAAGTACCACAGCTTAAGTGGAAAGACAGTGACACTAATGTCTTTGGAGGGCAAAGCATTCCTTCCAAGAACCCAACCAATGCTCTTTCAGGAAAAGCAGTTCATTGCGAA gaAATTAACAGTTCAAGAAACGCACAACAAACTATCGAAGCTGTGGACCAACTAGGTTTTGTGAAAAGGTACAGTGAACAAACACTGGAGGTGTCCGAGCAAGGAATGCTAGATGATATACCCATGGAAATTGTGGAACTCTTGGCGAAGAATCAGTATGAAAGGTGTCTTCCTGATGTAGAAAATAGAAGCTCGACGTTAGAAAAACCCTCTCTTGGAAGGAAAAGACAGATTGCAGGTGGCTCCACTGTACACAAAAAAGGGGAGATGAGCTTGTTGAAAGATGGCCAAAAGGAGAAACCTCAGGgaaaacataagaaaaacaGCATGATCACAAGAGGAGAGAATGTGAAGCCTAGCAAAAGAAAGCCTGTTCATTACTTTACCCCATTTGATGGAAACAATTTGAGTATGAATAATCTCTGCCCACCTCAACCCCCCTTTGGGCTCGACGTTTCCCAGTCCCAAAAAAAGCCATCAGGTGGATTACAGTTTTCAGCCATTGGTTCTAGTCAGCTTGGTAGTTCTCAAAATTGCAGGTTGAATGGGAGTTTTGAAGAACGTGGATCCCCTAATGCGACTTTTCAAGCCCCTGGGGGATGTAGCTTACACAAGAATATCTTACATCAGGATGATGAAGCTTCTCGCATCTGGGCATCCTTGACTTCAAATCATGTTTCCCCAGGATACGATTTACCCAAAAGGGTTGTTTCTTCTCAGCATCCTAGTTGTAACATGAACATAACTTCTCTCCAATCTGGTGCATTTCATAAGCAAAACACGAAGAGGGATACTGATCTTAACTACATGAATCTGAATGCTGCTGGACTAGAAAAGCTTAGTAGGAATACAGGTTCTGAAACCTTCAGCAGGATGAATGGAGAATATTCATTTCCTTGCAAACATAGTGGAATGGAGCCTCATCAAAATTTGAGGGGATCCCTTGATTTGTATTCTAATGATACAATACCAGCCATGCATTTACTCAGCCTTATGGATGCTGGCATGCAGTCCCGAACAGCTTTTGATGTTGGTGTCAGTACTCAAATGCTTAAAAGGCCCTCTTATCCTTCCGACTGCAATACTAAGTTGGAGATTGGTACGTCTAAGCTCCCTGGTACCGTGAAAAGGCCATCTTCTGATTATTGCAGCAGAAGTTTCTTATCAGATAAGCATGGCTGTTTTGTTGGCCCTCCAACCTTCGGTGCATCATCATCGACCCCGCATGACAAGAAATTAGCAAGAGCTACTGGTTTCAATGGTCAAAATCCAACCAAGTctggaaagaaagaaaagttgaagAACTCCATCTCTACCCTGCAGAATAAAATTGGCAAGCAAATTAGCTGGCCTCATAATGAAACAGAAACATCAATGCAGCGCAAATTGGACGTTAATGGTAATCATGAAACCCCAGTGCCATGTAAAATCATCTCTGGAAACACATGCATGGTCAACAGGAACCCAGCTGATCTAACCATACCAGAAACAGGGAATATCTATATGATCAGAGGAGAAGATCTGAAATTTGAGAAGAGTATTCCCAGAAACAGGCTTCGCTTTCCCATTCCATATGGATACAAGCAGCAGAGGAATTTGAAGGGAACTAAAATGAAAGAACATGCAAAACATTGA